In Gossypium hirsutum isolate 1008001.06 chromosome D06, Gossypium_hirsutum_v2.1, whole genome shotgun sequence, one genomic interval encodes:
- the LOC107901776 gene encoding cysteine-rich repeat secretory protein 55, translated as MVDFDVQTFIVFLVFMLSLGICHADRNLYSGLQCSEADNSSESSFGVNLDSLLDLLTQKGPLSKGFFKTTVGRSSGKIYGLMQCRGDVSAENCANCTRESVAVALHDCSKSKKVQVWFTWCFLRYSNERFFGVWDQSSAAIVNETDFDDASVVSKALTFISEVAITAPKQPFMFHAAVLDAGQFGKRYGMAQCTRDISRTDCSHCLDTQLMTFRTTIGNKRGWEVYGSSCSMWYHDYQFYSNFSITANDGARRLSLQGVATGITMAVLVFIFVP; from the exons ATGGTGGATTTCGATGTGCAAACTTTCATTGTATTTTTAGTTTTCATGTTGTCACTTGGCATATGCCATGCTGATAGGAATCTGTATTCTGGTTTGCAATGTTCAGAAGCTGATAATTCATCAGAAAGCTCATTCGGAGTCAATCTTGACAGCCTTCTCGATTTACTGACCCAGAAAGGGCCTTTGAGTAAAGGATTCTTTAAAACCACGGTAGGAAGGAGCTCAGGGAAGATTTATGGTCTTATGCAATGCAGAGGGGATGTTTCTGCAGAAAATTGTGCTAATTGTACCAGAGAATCTGTTGCAGTAGCCTTGCATGATTGCTCAAAGAGCAAAAAGGTTCAAGTTTGGTTCACATGGTGCTTCCTTCGCTATTCGAATGAGCGTTTCTTCGGCGTTTGGGATCAATCTTCGGCAGCAATAGTCAATGAAACCGATTTTGATGATGCATCTGTCGTCTCAAAAGCACTCACCTTCATAAGTGAAGTCGCAATAACAGCGCCGAAGCAGCCGTTTATGTTTCATGCAGCAGTGTTGGATGCAGGACAATTTGGGAAGAGGTATGGCATGGCTCAGTGCACCAGGGATATAAGTAGAACTGACTGCAGTCATTGCTTGGATACTCAGCTAATGACATTTCGAACCACGATTGGAAATAAGAGAGGATGGGAGGTGTATGGGTCCAGTTGTAGTATGTGGTACCATGATTACCAGTTCTATTCAAACTTTTCCATCACTGCAAATGATG GTGCTAGGAGATTGTCTTTGCAAGGAGTTGCAACTGGCATAACAATGGCAGTCCTAGTGTTTATATTTGTGCCATAA